In one window of Brenneria goodwinii DNA:
- the cpxR gene encoding envelope stress response regulator transcription factor CpxR, whose product MNKILLVDDDRELTSLLKELLEMEGFNVVVAYDGEQALSVLDSTVDLLLLDVMMPKKNGIDTLKELRQQHQTPVIMLTARGSELDRVLGLELGADDYLPKPFNDRELVARIRAILRRSNWTDQQQSGESGAPTLEVDGLRLNPGRQEASFDETVLDLTGTEFTLLYLLAQRLGQVVSREHLSQEVLGKRLTPFDRAIDMHISNLRRKLPERKDGLPWFKTLRGRGYLMVSAA is encoded by the coding sequence ATGAACAAGATCCTGTTGGTTGATGACGATAGAGAGCTAACGTCTTTATTGAAAGAATTGCTCGAAATGGAAGGTTTTAACGTCGTTGTCGCCTACGATGGCGAACAGGCGTTAAGCGTATTGGATAGCACCGTTGACCTGCTATTGCTGGATGTCATGATGCCGAAGAAAAACGGTATTGATACGTTGAAAGAACTGCGTCAGCAGCATCAAACCCCGGTGATCATGTTGACGGCCCGCGGTAGCGAGCTGGATCGCGTTCTCGGCCTGGAATTAGGCGCGGATGATTATCTGCCGAAGCCTTTTAATGACCGTGAACTGGTGGCGCGTATTCGCGCCATTTTGCGGCGTTCAAACTGGACGGATCAGCAACAGTCCGGCGAAAGCGGCGCGCCAACGCTGGAAGTTGACGGACTGCGGCTGAATCCCGGCCGGCAGGAAGCCAGCTTTGATGAAACCGTGCTGGATCTGACCGGCACCGAATTCACGCTGCTGTATCTGCTGGCGCAGCGGCTGGGTCAGGTTGTGTCACGCGAGCACCTTAGCCAGGAGGTTTTGGGGAAACGGCTTACGCCATTTGACCGCGCGATAGATATGCATATCTCTAATCTGCGCCGTAAATTACCCGAACGCAAAGACGGTTTGCCGTGGTTTAAAACGTTGCGCGGACGGGGTTACCTGATGGTGTCTGCTGCATGA
- the cpxP gene encoding cell-envelope stress modulator CpxP, with the protein MPQVTTLSLASLLMLSSFTTFAAGFESVSASNWHHDDSATKQFSGQQGMFDGVKLSEQQRQQMRDLMHQGRQDSPEFNAEDVEAMHKLVIAEQFDEAAVRAQITKMMQVQIERQVQMTRVRNQMYNLLTPEQKNILDQKHQQRMKEMRQQVSMLNQMSAQ; encoded by the coding sequence ATGCCGCAAGTCACAACGTTATCTCTTGCTTCACTGCTGATGTTAAGTTCTTTCACTACATTTGCAGCAGGTTTTGAGAGTGTGTCTGCGAGTAATTGGCATCATGATGACTCTGCCACGAAACAATTTTCCGGTCAGCAAGGGATGTTTGACGGTGTGAAGTTAAGCGAGCAACAGCGGCAACAGATGCGTGACCTGATGCATCAGGGCCGTCAGGACTCCCCTGAGTTTAACGCTGAAGATGTTGAAGCCATGCATAAGCTGGTTATCGCGGAGCAATTTGATGAAGCCGCTGTCCGCGCTCAGATAACCAAGATGATGCAAGTGCAAATTGAGCGCCAGGTTCAAATGACCCGCGTTCGCAACCAGATGTATAACCTGCTGACGCCGGAGCAAAAAAATATTCTGGATCAGAAACATCAGCAGCGAATGAAAGAGATGCGGCAACAGGTTTCAATGCTTAATCAGATGTCGGCGCAATAA
- a CDS encoding type II toxin-antitoxin system HicB family antitoxin — MFYPIAIEAGDDSHAYGVTVPDLPGCFSAGDSLDEAITNAKEAITGHLELLIDMGQDIPAVSSVGKLAKRPEYAGYTWAVVDIDVTRLMGGAEKINVTLPKTLIDRIDRCVASNPEFKSRSGFLAQAALERISSIR, encoded by the coding sequence ATGTTTTATCCCATTGCAATCGAAGCGGGTGACGACTCTCATGCATACGGCGTGACAGTGCCAGATCTGCCGGGCTGTTTCTCTGCGGGTGATTCGCTGGATGAAGCAATTACCAACGCCAAGGAAGCAATAACCGGTCATCTTGAACTGTTGATTGATATGGGCCAGGATATTCCCGCCGTGTCGTCTGTCGGTAAGTTGGCGAAGAGGCCGGAGTATGCCGGTTATACCTGGGCCGTTGTTGATATCGACGTAACCCGGCTAATGGGCGGCGCGGAAAAAATTAACGTCACACTGCCGAAAACGCTTATTGACCGCATTGATCGCTGCGTAGCGAGTAACCCGGAATTCAAAAGCCGCTCAGGGTTTCTCGCGCAGGCCGCGTTAGAGCGCATTTCGTCCATTCGGTAA
- a CDS encoding IclR family transcriptional regulator, protein MKDTELAKEKPAGSQSLFRGLQLIEILSNYPNGCPLAHLSELAQLNKSTVHRLLQGLQSCGYVTPAPAPGSYRLTTKFIAVGQKALSSLNIIHVAAPHLEALNLATGETVNFSTRENDHAIMIYKLEPTTGMLRTRAYIGQHLSLYCSAMGKIYMAYGQPDYIADYWLSHQDEIKSLTRNTITDLQAMYKELEQIRATGMAMDREENELGVSCIAVPVFDIHQRVGYAVSISLSTVKLQQIGEETLLKPLKATAEAISKELGLSTN, encoded by the coding sequence ATGAAAGATACGGAACTCGCCAAAGAGAAACCCGCTGGAAGTCAGAGCCTTTTTCGTGGACTCCAACTTATTGAGATCCTAAGTAATTACCCGAATGGATGTCCGTTGGCTCACCTTTCAGAGCTGGCGCAGTTAAACAAAAGCACCGTGCACCGGCTATTGCAGGGGCTGCAATCCTGCGGCTATGTGACGCCGGCGCCCGCACCGGGTAGCTACCGTTTAACCACCAAATTTATCGCCGTCGGTCAAAAGGCGCTTTCCTCTCTCAATATTATCCATGTTGCGGCGCCGCATCTGGAGGCATTGAATCTTGCCACCGGCGAAACCGTCAATTTCTCCACTCGGGAAAACGATCACGCCATCATGATTTACAAACTGGAGCCAACCACGGGGATGCTCCGTACCCGTGCTTATATTGGTCAGCATTTGTCGTTGTACTGTTCGGCAATGGGGAAAATTTATATGGCTTATGGTCAGCCTGATTACATTGCCGACTATTGGCTGAGTCATCAGGATGAAATCAAGTCGCTGACACGCAACACGATTACCGATCTCCAGGCTATGTATAAGGAGCTTGAGCAGATTCGTGCGACAGGCATGGCGATGGACCGGGAAGAGAATGAGCTGGGAGTGTCTTGTATTGCCGTTCCGGTGTTTGATATTCATCAGCGTGTTGGCTATGCCGTTTCCATTTCCCTCTCTACGGTAAAATTGCAACAGATTGGCGAGGAAACACTGTTGAAACCGTTAAAAGCGACCGCTGAGGCTATTTCTAAAGAACTGGGATTATCAACTAACTGA
- the yiaK gene encoding 3-dehydro-L-gulonate 2-dehydrogenase, translating into MKVTFEQLRQEFERVLIARGVEAETAFACATMFAQTTESGVYSHGVNRFPRFIQQLENGDIIPEAKATRVQALGAIEQWDAHRSIGNLTAKQMMDRAIELADKHGIGLIALRNANHWMRGGSYGWQAAEKGYIGICWTNSIAVMPPWGAKECRIGTNPLIVAIPGSPITMVDMSMSMFSYGMLEVNRLAGKQLPVDGGFDDDGNLTREPGIVEKNRRILPMGYWKGSGLSIVLDMIATLLSDGASVAEVTEDNTDEYGISQIFIAIEVDKLIDGDSRDAKLQRIVDYVKSAERADPDVAIRLPGHEFTQLLADNRRNGITVDDSVWQRIRSL; encoded by the coding sequence ATGAAAGTCACCTTTGAACAGTTAAGACAAGAATTTGAGCGCGTGCTGATAGCCCGTGGCGTAGAAGCAGAGACGGCATTCGCCTGTGCAACCATGTTCGCCCAGACAACGGAGTCCGGCGTTTATTCCCACGGCGTGAACCGTTTCCCACGGTTTATTCAGCAGTTGGAAAATGGCGACATTATCCCGGAGGCCAAGGCGACAAGGGTACAGGCGCTGGGAGCGATAGAACAGTGGGACGCTCATCGCTCCATCGGTAACTTGACGGCAAAGCAGATGATGGACCGCGCCATTGAGCTCGCAGACAAACACGGCATCGGTTTGATTGCGCTGCGTAATGCCAATCACTGGATGCGCGGCGGCAGCTACGGCTGGCAAGCGGCGGAAAAAGGCTACATCGGCATCTGCTGGACAAATTCCATTGCGGTGATGCCGCCGTGGGGCGCCAAAGAATGCCGCATCGGCACCAACCCTTTAATCGTGGCGATTCCGGGCAGTCCCATCACGATGGTGGACATGTCCATGTCGATGTTTTCTTACGGTATGCTGGAGGTGAATCGTCTTGCCGGGAAACAGCTGCCCGTTGACGGCGGTTTTGATGACGACGGCAACCTGACCCGCGAACCGGGCATCGTAGAAAAAAACCGCCGCATCCTGCCCATGGGTTACTGGAAAGGTTCTGGTTTATCCATTGTGCTGGATATGATCGCTACCCTGTTGTCTGACGGCGCTTCGGTTGCCGAAGTCACTGAGGACAATACGGATGAATACGGTATCTCTCAAATCTTCATTGCCATTGAGGTGGATAAGCTGATTGACGGCGACAGCCGGGATGCCAAGTTGCAGCGCATTGTCGATTATGTAAAAAGCGCCGAACGCGCCGATCCCGATGTCGCCATCCGGCTGCCCGGCCATGAATTCACGCAACTGCTGGCAGATAACCGCCGCAACGGCATCACGGTTGATGACAGCGTTTGGCAAAGAATCCGCTCACTTTAA
- a CDS encoding YhcH/YjgK/YiaL family protein encodes MISGHITHDNPCALPQAIQRGLEFLRTTDFSQLPTGVVEIDGRKIYAQILDLETQPKENNHPEVHRRYIDIQFLARGEEIIGFAADTGNNVIAESLLEERDIIFYHDMENESPLTMTPGSYAIFFPQDVHRPACIYHQPAMIRKIVVKVALTEIN; translated from the coding sequence ATGATCAGCGGACACATTACTCATGACAATCCTTGCGCGCTGCCGCAAGCGATCCAGCGCGGTCTTGAATTCCTGCGCACAACCGATTTTAGCCAGCTACCAACCGGCGTAGTAGAAATCGACGGCCGAAAAATTTACGCACAAATTCTGGATCTGGAAACACAGCCGAAAGAAAATAACCATCCCGAGGTCCATCGTCGTTATATTGATATTCAGTTTCTGGCCAGGGGTGAAGAAATTATTGGTTTTGCCGCCGACACAGGTAACAACGTCATTGCTGAATCATTATTAGAGGAACGGGATATTATTTTCTATCATGACATGGAAAATGAATCGCCGTTAACAATGACACCCGGTAGCTATGCAATATTCTTTCCACAGGATGTACATCGACCGGCCTGTATTTATCATCAGCCGGCAATGATAAGAAAAATTGTAGTTAAGGTTGCGCTGACGGAAATAAATTAA
- a CDS encoding DUF4862 family protein: MSDKEIAFIVGAYPCAPSFHQKDEAMEIEFWRKLSDIPHIRGIEQPCLTDLHPYGDDFLFKHLPQKWEIVVTGVMETMRRRAQTPAFGLASEDEDQRQASLNYYRHVLDKINQTNDRFGAKKVIALELQAAPLAKSTDVTAAAACFQRSLQELLSWDWPCEIIIEHCDAMNGIQPRKGFLPLNEELQVLTTVNPQAKTRVGIAINWARSVIETQSTATPFEHVQQSQQAGLLKALMFSGTTRNGPYGEWQDLHAPFAPFPNAKAGCQASLMTVEAAGELFRQAPLSSLSFAGIKLLEIDPSADVQHRIAIIEDGINALLKAQPDS; the protein is encoded by the coding sequence ATGTCTGACAAAGAAATCGCCTTTATTGTCGGCGCCTATCCGTGCGCGCCCAGTTTCCACCAGAAAGATGAAGCGATGGAAATAGAGTTCTGGCGTAAATTATCCGATATTCCACATATTCGTGGTATTGAACAACCCTGCCTGACCGACCTACACCCCTATGGCGATGACTTTCTGTTTAAACATTTGCCGCAAAAATGGGAAATAGTCGTGACCGGCGTGATGGAAACGATGCGTCGCCGCGCCCAGACACCCGCGTTTGGTCTGGCATCGGAAGATGAAGACCAGCGTCAGGCCAGCCTGAATTACTATCGCCACGTACTGGATAAAATCAATCAGACCAACGATCGCTTCGGCGCAAAAAAAGTGATCGCCCTTGAGCTACAGGCCGCGCCATTAGCCAAATCAACCGATGTCACCGCCGCCGCTGCCTGTTTCCAGCGTTCGCTACAGGAGTTGCTAAGCTGGGACTGGCCCTGCGAAATCATCATTGAGCACTGCGATGCCATGAATGGCATCCAGCCGCGCAAAGGTTTTCTGCCGCTGAACGAGGAACTACAGGTTTTAACCACCGTTAATCCGCAGGCTAAAACACGCGTGGGAATCGCCATCAACTGGGCGCGTTCGGTGATAGAAACGCAGAGCACTGCTACGCCGTTCGAACATGTACAACAAAGTCAGCAAGCGGGTTTGCTCAAAGCGCTGATGTTCTCTGGTACTACGCGCAACGGTCCTTATGGCGAATGGCAGGATTTACACGCGCCTTTTGCGCCATTCCCGAATGCCAAAGCCGGCTGTCAGGCGTCTTTAATGACCGTTGAGGCCGCCGGGGAGTTATTCCGACAGGCGCCGTTATCCAGCTTAAGTTTCGCCGGCATAAAACTGCTGGAGATCGATCCGTCCGCCGATGTACAACACCGTATCGCCATTATTGAAGACGGAATTAATGCATTATTAAAAGCCCAGCCTGACTCATAA
- a CDS encoding MFS transporter — protein sequence MNIDSSTLQTNIPKERWLRIIPPILITCIISYMDRVNIAFAMPGGMDDELGITASMAGLAGGIFFIGYLFLQVPGGKIAVHGSGKKFIGWSLVAWAIISILTGLVTNQYQLLALRFALGVAEGGMLPVVLTMISNWFPDEERGRANAIVIMFVPIAGMITAPLSGWIIAVMDWRWLFIIEGLLSAFVLILWAFTISDRPQAARWISDAEKNWLIDTLDREQRAIAGKAVKNASLSAVLSDRTMWQLIALNFFYQTGIYGYTLWLPTILKELTNTGMEKVGMLAILPFVGAMLGMYIVSLLSDRTGKRKLFVFLPLSGFAICMFLSVTLQQHIWWSYAALVGCGVFLQAAAGVFWTIPAKLFSAEMAGGARGVINALGNLGGFCGPYAVGLLITYYNKDAGVYCLSISLAIAAILALLLPGKCDQLPVSRPQLQTKRTTF from the coding sequence ATGAACATAGACTCAAGTACCCTACAAACGAATATTCCCAAAGAACGTTGGCTGAGGATTATCCCGCCAATCCTGATCACATGTATTATCTCTTATATGGATCGCGTGAATATCGCGTTCGCCATGCCGGGCGGTATGGATGATGAATTGGGAATTACCGCATCGATGGCAGGTCTGGCGGGCGGTATTTTCTTCATTGGTTATTTATTCCTGCAGGTTCCCGGCGGAAAAATCGCCGTACACGGCAGCGGCAAAAAATTTATCGGCTGGTCGCTGGTAGCCTGGGCGATTATTTCCATCCTGACTGGCCTGGTAACCAACCAATACCAGTTATTGGCATTACGCTTCGCGCTTGGCGTTGCCGAAGGCGGGATGTTGCCCGTGGTTCTGACCATGATCAGCAACTGGTTTCCCGATGAAGAGCGGGGACGAGCCAATGCCATCGTCATTATGTTCGTTCCGATTGCCGGGATGATAACTGCCCCGCTGTCCGGCTGGATCATCGCCGTTATGGACTGGCGCTGGCTATTTATCATCGAAGGATTGCTATCGGCTTTTGTGCTGATTTTATGGGCATTCACCATTAGCGATCGCCCTCAGGCAGCACGTTGGATATCGGACGCGGAAAAAAACTGGCTGATTGATACTTTGGACAGAGAACAACGCGCGATTGCCGGAAAAGCCGTGAAAAACGCCTCGCTCTCCGCGGTCTTGTCCGATCGCACCATGTGGCAACTCATTGCGCTCAACTTCTTCTACCAAACCGGCATTTATGGCTACACCCTGTGGCTGCCCACCATTCTGAAAGAACTCACCAACACCGGCATGGAAAAAGTCGGGATGCTGGCCATCCTGCCTTTCGTCGGCGCCATGCTGGGCATGTACATCGTTTCACTGCTGTCTGACCGGACAGGCAAACGCAAGCTGTTCGTTTTCCTGCCGTTATCCGGTTTTGCGATTTGCATGTTCCTGTCCGTGACGCTACAGCAGCATATCTGGTGGTCTTATGCCGCCCTGGTGGGTTGCGGAGTCTTCCTGCAAGCCGCCGCCGGTGTGTTCTGGACGATTCCCGCCAAACTGTTCAGCGCTGAAATGGCAGGCGGCGCACGCGGCGTGATCAATGCTCTCGGTAATCTTGGCGGATTCTGCGGTCCTTACGCCGTCGGCCTGCTGATCACCTATTACAACAAAGACGCGGGCGTTTATTGCCTGTCAATCTCACTGGCTATCGCCGCCATCCTGGCACTGCTTCTGCCTGGGAAATGCGACCAACTGCCGGTGTCCCGCCCCCAATTACAAACGAAACGAACCACATTCTAA
- a CDS encoding FGGY-family carbohydrate kinase, translated as MEYWLGIDCGGTYLKAGIYDSQGREQGISRQPLPVISDHPGWAERDMDQLWTACVETIAAVLQRCRINGHQIKAIGISAQGKGLFLLDKQHRPLGRGILSSDRRAMDIVHDWQHDHIPQHLYPLTRQTLWTGHPVSLLRWVKQHQPERYRQIGSVMMAHDYLRFRLTGRRGCEETNISESNLYHMDKGAYAPELADLLGIGEITPALPPIVGSAQVCGEVTSQVAALTGLAAETPVVGGLFDVVSTALCAGLHDESTLNAVMGTWAVTSGIATEIRTNEPHPYVYGRYADAGRYIVHEASPTSSANLEWITRQWGTPDFNEINHAVASLPKAGSEVMFLPFLYGSNAGLEMTAGFYGLQSLHRREHLLQAVYEGVIFSHMTHLKRMRERFQQVDTLRVTGGPAQSRVWMQILADVSGLPVELPQVEETGCLGAALAALVGSGVYSSFTEAQRHLQPASQIIEPDPVAQPAYQKKLIHYQYLIEALQSYHTRCASLTPARSDQS; from the coding sequence ATGGAATATTGGTTAGGTATCGACTGTGGCGGCACTTACCTAAAGGCCGGGATCTACGATAGCCAAGGGCGGGAACAGGGAATTAGCCGCCAGCCGTTGCCGGTTATCAGCGATCATCCCGGCTGGGCCGAACGCGATATGGACCAGTTATGGACAGCCTGCGTAGAAACGATCGCCGCTGTTTTGCAGCGGTGCCGGATCAACGGTCATCAAATCAAGGCGATCGGCATTTCCGCTCAGGGTAAGGGATTATTCCTGCTGGATAAACAGCACAGGCCATTGGGCCGGGGCATCTTATCCTCCGACCGCCGGGCGATGGATATCGTCCACGACTGGCAGCATGACCACATACCGCAGCATCTTTATCCCCTTACGCGACAAACTTTGTGGACCGGTCATCCCGTTTCTCTGCTCCGCTGGGTTAAACAGCATCAGCCGGAACGCTACCGGCAGATTGGCTCCGTCATGATGGCGCATGACTACTTACGCTTCCGCCTGACCGGCCGGCGGGGCTGCGAAGAAACCAACATTTCCGAATCCAATCTCTATCACATGGATAAAGGCGCTTATGCGCCGGAGCTAGCCGATCTGCTTGGCATTGGCGAAATCACTCCCGCCCTGCCGCCTATTGTCGGCTCTGCACAGGTATGCGGTGAGGTCACCTCGCAGGTGGCCGCGCTCACCGGTCTGGCGGCGGAAACGCCGGTCGTCGGCGGGTTGTTTGATGTGGTGTCCACCGCGTTATGCGCTGGCTTACATGATGAATCAACGTTAAACGCCGTGATGGGAACCTGGGCGGTGACCAGCGGCATCGCTACCGAAATACGGACGAATGAACCCCATCCTTATGTTTATGGACGCTATGCCGATGCCGGACGCTACATCGTTCATGAAGCCAGCCCGACCTCATCCGCTAATCTGGAATGGATAACCCGTCAGTGGGGAACGCCGGATTTTAACGAGATAAACCATGCCGTCGCCAGTCTTCCCAAAGCGGGCAGTGAGGTGATGTTCCTGCCGTTTCTCTACGGCAGCAACGCCGGGCTGGAGATGACCGCCGGATTTTACGGCTTGCAGTCTCTCCATCGTCGAGAGCATTTGCTACAGGCCGTTTATGAAGGCGTTATTTTCAGCCATATGACGCACTTGAAGCGAATGCGTGAACGTTTTCAACAGGTTGATACGCTGCGGGTCACGGGCGGCCCCGCACAATCACGGGTATGGATGCAAATCCTGGCCGACGTAAGCGGACTACCGGTTGAACTCCCCCAGGTAGAGGAAACCGGCTGTCTGGGCGCGGCGCTGGCGGCCCTGGTCGGCAGCGGCGTTTACTCCAGCTTTACCGAGGCGCAGCGCCACCTGCAGCCCGCGTCACAAATCATTGAGCCCGATCCCGTCGCGCAGCCCGCGTATCAAAAAAAATTAATTCATTATCAGTATCTTATTGAAGCATTGCAGAGTTATCACACTCGTTGTGCTTCCCTTACCCCCGCAAGGAGTGATCAATCATGA
- the ulaD gene encoding 3-keto-L-gulonate-6-phosphate decarboxylase UlaD produces MSRPLLQLALDHTDLDAALLTAAKLKKHVDIIEAGTILCISEGLAAVRKLRELCPEHIIVADLKVADAGETLAKQAFSAGANWMTVICAAPIATVARAQDVASQYGGEIQIELFGRWTLDDAQAWRNLGVKQAIYHRGRDAQASGQNWSQDDLKTMSALTELGIELSITGGITPADLPLFKDISVQAFIAGRALSDAENPAAIATAFHQQIDAIWGKRA; encoded by the coding sequence ATGAGCCGACCATTGCTGCAACTGGCACTGGATCATACGGATCTGGATGCCGCGTTATTGACCGCCGCAAAACTCAAAAAGCATGTCGATATTATCGAAGCGGGCACCATTCTCTGTATCTCAGAGGGGTTGGCCGCCGTTCGTAAGCTGCGTGAACTGTGCCCGGAACATATTATCGTGGCCGACTTAAAAGTCGCCGATGCGGGTGAGACGCTGGCAAAACAGGCTTTTTCCGCCGGGGCGAACTGGATGACCGTTATCTGCGCCGCGCCTATCGCCACCGTCGCCAGAGCACAAGATGTCGCCTCGCAATACGGCGGGGAGATCCAGATCGAGCTATTCGGACGCTGGACGCTGGATGATGCGCAAGCGTGGCGCAATCTGGGCGTAAAACAGGCGATTTATCACCGGGGACGCGATGCGCAGGCGAGCGGTCAGAACTGGAGTCAGGATGATCTGAAGACCATGTCCGCCCTGACGGAGCTGGGGATTGAGCTGTCCATTACCGGCGGGATCACGCCTGCCGACCTGCCGTTATTTAAAGATATTTCCGTACAGGCGTTTATTGCCGGGCGCGCACTCTCCGATGCCGAAAATCCGGCCGCTATCGCCACCGCATTCCACCAGCAAATAGACGCTATCTGGGGTAAACGCGCATGA
- a CDS encoding L-ribulose-5-phosphate 3-epimerase: MRHHPLGIYEKALPKSLSWPERLALAKSCGFDFVEMSVDETDERLSRLTWSTAQRASLVSAILESGVTIPSMCLSAHRRFPFGSHDEATREHAQKIMLQAIQLARDLGIRTIQLAGYDVYYEQQDSGTRQRFTEGLAWAVEKAAAAQVMLAVEIMDTEFMNSISKWKEWDRQLSSPWFSVYPDIGNLSAWGNNIPQELALGIDRIAAIHLKDTYPVTATSKGQFRDVPFGKGCVDFVGLFQNLKKLNYRGAFLIEMWTEKASEPLLEIINARKWIEDRMQEGGFIC; the protein is encoded by the coding sequence ATGAGACATCACCCGCTCGGCATTTATGAAAAGGCGCTGCCTAAATCACTAAGCTGGCCGGAACGACTAGCGTTGGCCAAAAGCTGTGGTTTCGACTTTGTTGAAATGTCTGTTGATGAAACGGATGAACGTCTGTCCCGATTAACCTGGAGCACGGCGCAGCGGGCATCGTTAGTGTCGGCGATTCTGGAAAGCGGCGTGACTATTCCCTCAATGTGCCTGTCAGCCCATCGCCGGTTCCCCTTTGGCAGCCATGACGAAGCCACCCGTGAGCATGCTCAGAAAATCATGTTACAGGCGATCCAGTTGGCCCGCGATCTCGGCATCCGCACGATTCAACTGGCAGGTTACGACGTCTATTATGAACAACAGGATAGCGGCACACGGCAGCGCTTTACCGAAGGGCTGGCATGGGCGGTAGAAAAAGCCGCCGCCGCGCAGGTTATGCTGGCGGTCGAAATTATGGATACGGAATTCATGAACTCCATCTCCAAATGGAAAGAGTGGGATCGCCAGCTTTCCTCCCCCTGGTTTAGCGTCTATCCGGATATCGGCAATCTGAGCGCCTGGGGAAATAACATCCCGCAGGAATTAGCGCTGGGGATCGATCGTATCGCCGCCATTCATTTAAAAGACACCTATCCGGTAACCGCCACATCCAAAGGCCAGTTTCGCGACGTTCCTTTTGGAAAAGGCTGCGTTGACTTTGTCGGCCTATTCCAGAATTTAAAAAAGCTAAATTACCGCGGCGCATTCCTGATTGAAATGTGGACGGAAAAAGCCAGCGAACCCTTGCTGGAGATCATCAACGCCCGGAAGTGGATTGAAGACCGCATGCAGGAAGGAGGTTTCATATGTTAG
- the araD gene encoding L-ribulose-5-phosphate 4-epimerase, which produces MLEQLKQQVLEANLALPQHHLVTFTWGNVSAIDRQQGLVVIKPSGVEYDEMGIDDMVVVELTSGKVVEGNKKPSSDTATHLALYQRFDGIGGIVHTHSRHATIWSQAGLDLPAWGTTHADYFYGSIPCTRLMTEREIAGQYERATGDVIIETFVNRGIDPLQVPAVLVNSHGPFAWGKSAADAVHNAVVLEECAYMGIFARQLMPGLRDMQPSLLDKHYLRKHGANAYYGQH; this is translated from the coding sequence ATGTTAGAACAACTGAAACAGCAGGTATTGGAAGCCAATCTGGCGTTACCTCAACACCATCTGGTGACCTTTACCTGGGGGAATGTCAGCGCGATTGACCGTCAACAGGGGCTGGTGGTGATCAAACCCTCCGGCGTCGAATACGATGAAATGGGCATTGATGACATGGTCGTTGTCGAACTGACCAGCGGCAAGGTGGTTGAAGGAAATAAAAAACCGTCATCCGATACCGCTACTCATTTAGCCCTTTATCAACGTTTTGACGGTATCGGCGGCATCGTGCATACCCATTCGCGGCACGCCACCATCTGGTCGCAGGCCGGGCTGGATCTCCCCGCCTGGGGAACGACGCATGCCGACTATTTTTACGGTTCAATTCCCTGCACACGCCTCATGACCGAACGGGAAATTGCCGGACAATATGAACGGGCAACCGGTGATGTGATTATCGAAACCTTCGTGAATCGCGGCATCGATCCTCTCCAGGTGCCGGCAGTGCTGGTAAATTCCCATGGGCCTTTCGCCTGGGGTAAAAGCGCCGCCGACGCGGTACACAATGCGGTTGTGCTGGAAGAGTGCGCCTATATGGGGATTTTCGCGCGCCAGCTTATGCCGGGGCTCCGCGACATGCAACCATCGCTGCTTGATAAACACTATTTACGCAAACATGGCGCTAACGCCTATTACGGTCAACATTAA